Proteins encoded together in one Chitinophaga varians window:
- a CDS encoding NTP transferase domain-containing protein → MTGNNIAPLKGLVLCGGQSTRMQENKSRISYHGMPQWRYLADLLTSFKLETYLSCRKDQQTDFDHYSRLISDSVPYGGPSAGLLSAHQAQPDSAWLVLACDLPLISRQSLEILVRERDAEQSATAFISPVNDLPEPLIAIWEPAGLRALWQNVEAGKNCPRKTLLNTHIRLLHNPYATEQYNANTPEEKAVALKQVTGQSLRP, encoded by the coding sequence ATGACAGGGAATAATATCGCACCATTAAAAGGACTGGTACTTTGTGGCGGGCAAAGTACCCGCATGCAGGAAAATAAAAGCAGGATCAGCTATCACGGTATGCCGCAGTGGCGATACCTGGCGGATTTACTGACGTCTTTTAAACTGGAAACGTATCTGTCCTGCCGGAAAGATCAACAAACAGATTTTGATCACTATTCCCGGTTGATATCTGACAGCGTGCCTTATGGCGGCCCCTCCGCGGGACTGCTAAGTGCTCATCAGGCGCAACCTGACAGCGCCTGGCTGGTGCTGGCCTGCGATCTTCCGCTGATCAGCCGGCAGAGCCTTGAAATATTGGTCCGCGAACGTGATGCGGAACAATCGGCCACCGCCTTCATCAGTCCGGTGAATGACCTTCCGGAGCCACTGATCGCTATCTGGGAGCCTGCCGGTTTGCGCGCTTTATGGCAAAATGTGGAGGCAGGCAAAAACTGTCCCCGTAAAACGTTGCTGAACACCCATATACGGCTGCTGCACAATCCTTACGCCACCGAACAATATAATGCCAATACGCCAGAAGAAAAGGCTGTGGCCCTGAAGCAGGTCACTGGCCAATCTCTCCGTCCGTAA